CGAAATATTCTCCATCTTCTGTCTCAAAGCAGGCAGCTGTGCATTCAAGAGACGGGGCTATGGCAGCACAGAAACGAGCGATTCAAATGTAAGCGCTTTAAGGGCAGGAGCcgtgttctttttttatggttaaactttttttttttttgagacagggtctcgttctgttagccaggctggagtgcagtggcaggatcatggctcatggCACCCTCACCCacccaggctcaatcaatcctcctacctcagcaacttaagtagctgggaccacaggtgcgtgccgctatgcccgacttttttttttttttttttttttttttttgtagagatggggtttacacCATGTTTCccggactggtcttgaactcttggactcaagcaatctgcccaccttgggtttccaaagtgctggaactacaggcatgagccactgcgcctagccctatggttaaacttttaaaaaagtctttacaGTCTGAGAAGTGACTGTGATTCATACTCCAAAATAATGGCCTCAATGTAGCTTGTCTTCCAGTTCAAGAATTACGTTGCCGACTCCTATCGTCAGAGAATGAGGGGAGGAGGGGTGGAGGCATTCACCAGGCTCAGCCTCTGGTGCTGCCCACAGGGACCCTTCTCTGTGGCTCCTGACCCCAGCTCAGGAGGGGGTCCCGTGCTCACCTTTGAGTGCTGTCTTCAGCAGCTGCTGGGTCTCTGCATCAAAGGACTGGATTTTATACTCCTCTCTACTGGGCTCCCCCATGACTAGCCAGCCCCGGTAGCTCTTGACTGGGCTGGGAATAAGGACAGCACCTGGGGAGGAGAAGAGGCGAAGGGAGCGGCCTCAGGTGTGGAGCGCAGGGCGGGTTCCGTCCTGCAGGCCCTGGACGGGGCTGTCGGCGCTCGGGACAGGGGCTCCTGGGCGGTCCGTGGCGTGCGGTGGTTGGCTGAGGGCCCACCAGGCTCTGGCTTCTGGCGGGGACTGGGCATCAGCCAGGCACCTGCTGCTCAGTTTAGAAACCACTCGCTTGTGGGATTACACAAGAGCgagaagctgaagcaggaaaGCGCCCACCCTCCAGTCCCAGCAGGAGGCAGGAGTGGACTGGGGCAGGGTGTGTGCGGGCGGACGTTACAGTTGCTTAAATAAACCGGCCTGACGTTGCTGGCCCAGGAAGATGCCGGGTGAGGGCCAGGCTGGGAACTCCAAGCGGTGCGACTCTGTCCCCAGCAGGGTTCCGAGACCCTCTCCCCAACCCTCTCTTTCTGGCTTTCGCCGAGTCCTTCGGTCTCAACACCCGCCGCTGCATCCCCCGGATGGGGCCGGCCTGCGTGGGTGGGGATGCAGGCGCCCTGTCCGCCGCCCCTGCCGGGAGCAGCCTGAACTCCCCAGACCCGTGCCAGCTTCTCTCCCCGGGACAGGCTGGTCGGATCGGCTCCCGAGTGGCAGTAACCCGGCCCTACGCACTCGAGACTCCTAATTCCTGAGCTCCATTCTGGAGCCTTCCTCTTACAGGGGGGCAGGATGATGCGCCCCCGAGAGGTGGCTCCCGCCGGAGGCTCCCCTCTGGCCATAGGAGGCGCCTTTAAGGTCTCCAGCCCTCGGCCGCTACCCCCGCGCCCGGAACTCCCCTCCCGGAGGCACAGGGCGGGCTGCTGAGCCCACGGCCCAGGTCCCGCGGGCGGGAGAGGCGGCGTGGGCGCCGGGACCCACCTGCCGGGCCGGTGGCGCGCGCGCGTGCCCGGGCCGCTCGGCGCCTGGGAGCGCGCAACCAGCGTCCGGCGCTGCGGGGGCCGCCGTGAGCTCATCTCCTCGCGCGGCGCCGGGGAAGGGCCGGCTCGCCCGCGCCACCTGCCGGGCCCCCGGGACACTGCCCTGGCCTCCAGGCCGCCCCGGAAGCCGCGCCGCCTGCGTGGGACCCTGCGACGCTGCCACCAGGCCGCAGGCGGAACTCGCTCGGCTCGTCACCCCTTCACCCGGTGCGCCTGGGCCGTGTCCGGGCCCACACCGGACCCTCGATCTTGCGCGTGGCCCCGCACCCAGCCCTCCCCCGAGCTCAGGTGCACTGGGCCGGGAGACACCGCTGGGCTGCGCGGCGTGGGAGGAGCCTGCAGAGGGCGTGGTGGGGACCCGGTGGCAGGAGGAACAGCATCAGCCCTGGTCGCACCACtttccccgctccccccacccaggTAGagaaggcaggggctgcagggccgggggctgcagggccagggccagccaCAACCCTCTCCCGCTCCGAGGAGGACATAGGCGAAGCGAGTTTCAAGTCATAGGGGCAGCCCCGAGAAAGAGGCCCCATGGGCGACTCGCGGCCGTCGGTTGTTGCGAGTGCCCCTGAAGTGGCGCGGACCCCACCGCCCGGCGTCTGCCCTGGGTGACAGGAGGGCACCTAGAAGTGGGGGAAGAACTGCCGCCGCTCCTTCCTCGCGACCGGGAGGAGTGCTGCCGGCGCTGCCCGCGTTCTCGCCTCCTTTTAAAAGAACCGCCAAAGTGGTCACCGAAAACGGAGGAGGAATAGAACGCTCAGctgcagcaaaagaaaccaaTGGGCAGGAGAGATGAAGAGAAGAAACTTTAAcggaatttcatttaaaaaaatgcactcAGGCAGCTGCATCCTCGCGGCCCCCGCCGCAGCCTGGACCTTGGGAACCAGCAGCCCAGAGCCAGGAAGCCCCAGCATTCAGGGCCCAGACAGACCCCAAAATCCCAgaccagaggcagggaaggatgGTGCGAGGAGGAGCCCAGGACCCACacgccagggccagggccagcgCCGGCTCCCAGTGGGTGCCTCCTTCCAaggctggagagggaggcagaatGGAGGGCTTCCCAGGTCGGAGCGACCCTACAGGCTGGGCAGGTGGAGGGAAGGGTGCAGGGCATGTCCTGGAGACCTCCCCTCAGCCTGAAACTGGCTTCTCCTCTGCCTCTCCGCCTGTGGGTGCCCCTGTGCTCTGGTAACACCCCAGGCACCAGCTGTGCCCTCACCAGGCTACCTGCCCGCCCCTTCCTTCTGCCATCCCCATCAGTGGGCTGCTTCAGAGCCCCGGCCCTTCTGGGGCTACAGGGGAGGATGCACCCGCAGCATGCTCTGCACTGAGGAGCAGGCAGTGGGCGCTGATGCCACCTGTCCTACTGACAGCTCCTCACCCAGCAAGGCCGACCCAGCCCTGGGTGGAAGAGGAGCCAGTGAGGTGGACTGGGGAGAGGCTGCACCTTCACCCAGGCCTGCCCACAGCATGGCCCGTCCACTTCCTGCACGGGCTCTGGGATCTGCTTTCCATGGAGCTCCACGGCCATGACCAGCCCGGTCCTGGGAGAGGACGGCCTGGGTGGTGGTGTGTCTGCAGACACGATCTGGGCACGGGGCCTAGGAAGTGACTGGCTCAGCCTGGAGTCTCCCCCAGCACTAGAAGCAGAGCTGCGAAGGGCTGCCGCTATGGAGAACATGGGATTTGAGGAAGGCAGGAGTCCTTTCCCTCATACTAAGTGAGTAGGCAGATGTGCCAAGGGAGATGGAGTAAGATAAGGAATGTGCGTTTAGCTTTAATGTCTATTAAATAGGTTGGGAAAAACAGGCCAAGTATAGGGACCTGACTCCTGCAAAGGGCCTACCGCAGCCCTCTGCACTCAAGCAGCAGCCCCATCCAGACCAGGAGCGTTCTGTTCTCCTGGCGGACAGGGCTGACAGGTGTAGGATGGCGTCTGTTTCCTTTGGAGTGTGGGCTGGTCAGAGGAGAAACAGCAACTTCCTGCTCCTTCTCGCTGTGTCATTGGTTCACCGTAGACCACGTCCTGCATTCCCTCTGATTCTCTCATGGGGAGAGCCCTGGACCTTCTGGTGGCGTCCCAGCCGGGTGGGTTCAAGGCTGCCACCCCGCTCGGGGCAGCTGGCCCACAAGGAAGGGCCAGGCGGCATCTCTCAGTGGAGACTGAATCTTCCTTCCTTCAGGAGGCTGCCTCCAGGGAAGACCTGGGGTCCTTCCTGCGCTCAGCGCTGGCTGGCTGTCCTGTTCATGCAGTGGAAGACATTACAGAAGAATTCATACCAGAAGAACATGAAGCCCGTGGAGAGGGCAGCCTTCAGCAAGCTGGGGGACAGGCCCTTGAAGAAGCCCAGGGCGCCTTCCTTTTGCAGCACCTGCTTGGCACAATCCATGAGGCCCTTGTATTGCCGCAcctggggagaggaaaggaatgaaaatatgGATGTCCGCTCTGCTCCTGTCAACACAGCCCCTGGCACATCACAGCTCTTAAGAAGTACTTGCTGGACAAAGGAATGAATgcaaaatagcaaatatttttgttttattttttcattgaggcagtctcactctgttgcccaggctggaatgcagtggcacaatcttggctcattgtagcctccgcctcctaggttcaagtgattctcctgcctcagcctcctgagtagctgggattacaggcacacaccaccatgcccagctaattttttgtatttttagtagagatgcagtttcgctatgttggccaggctggtcttgaactcctgacctcaggtgatccacctgcttcagcctcccagtgtgctgggattacaggcatggacaaccatgcccagctcaaaatagcaaataaattaaTCTCATTCTTTCTACTGTAATTGGGTTAAGACTGAACAGATGACAGGCCTAGAAATCAGCAGCTGGACAGAGCTCCTTCCTGCCCAGGAAGAACGGCTGCCTGTGGCTCCAAAGGATCCAGCAGTGGCTCCAGAACCTCTTCCCAGAGGCGTCTCTGACCCTTCATCCCATCCCACCTGATCCCCCTTGGGCAGCAGATCTGAACCTGGCCCTCAGTAGCTCTCAGCcgggcctccctgcctccagcctcccccTCTCCTGCTGACCTCACACACTGCTGCCAGACATTCATCCCCAGGCACAGCCCTCCTCAGGCCTGGCTTCCCTCCAAAAGCTGCAGTAACTCCTAGTGATGACATCATGAGAAATCAAGTCCAAACCCCAAGATCTGCCATTCAAGGAACTGCACCATTCGGCCTTGATTTCCCTCCCTGATCTGACCTCCACTGGTCCTCCCACGCACCCTTCCCACCTCCGGCCAAACTGGATTACACTAGTCTTCGTTACCAGCAAGGCCTCCCTCTGCCATCCTGGGCTCTCACCATCGCTCCCTGTCCAAATTCAAACTGTCCCTTCATgctaggtgcagtggtgcatgcctgcagtcccagctacttgggaggctgagaggggaggatcgcttgagcccaggagttcgagaccagcctaagcaacagagtgatatcccatttaaaaaaagaaagaaagaaaagaaaacaaactctcCCTTCAGGACAAGTTGGTAAGTGGAAAAGGGAGGTTACAAACCTTGTATACAGTGTATCcctatttttgttaaaatgtacatgtgtatttatgaaaagaaagaaaactacactGAAAGGTTCCATGTGGTTATCTGTGGTAGTGAAATTAcaagggatttttgttttttgtttttttttttgagacagagtctcactctgtcgcccaagatggtgtgcagtggtgtgatcatagctcactgcagcctcgaactccagggctcaagcaattctgcctcagcctctccagtagctggaactaaaggtacacatcaccatgcccggctaatttttttaatttttcttttatagagatggggtcttgctatgttgaccgtgctggtttcaagctcctggcctcaactgatcttcccatttggcctcccaaagtgttgggatcacaggagtgatCCACTGCAGCTGGCTTGGTCTTTTTGTCTATCTAAATTTTCTAAAGTTTCCTACAAAGAAAATGCATTATAACTATAAACCCAACTCTTTCTCTTCCCCCAAGGAAGGAATGCTGTCTCCCTACCTTGCCTCCCATTCCATGCCATCCCTCTCCTTTGACATTGTCAGGCATATTTTTTCACGCCTCCACATCTCAGGTTCCCAGGATACAGAGGGGAAAGCCCTGGAATTGCCCATCCTTACCCTACCCCTAACCCTACCCATTGATGACCAAAAGAAAGGGAGTATGTAAAAATCTGAGCAACGGAGGAGTGACTACTAAGAGTACAACATGACCTAGCATGGGGCTTCTCTGAATGGCCAACTCTCCTAGTGCACATAAAATACAACTGAGGcccgggtgtggcggctcatgcctataatcccagcactttgggaggctgaggcagatgcatcaactgaggtcaggggttcaagaccaccttggccaacgtggtgaaaccctgtctcatatggtgaaatcctgtctcttctaaaaatacaaaaattaggacatggtggtgggcgcctgtaatcccagctacttggaggctaaggcaggagaatcacttgaaccagggaggcggaggctgcagtgagctgagatcacaccaccgcactccagcctgggcaaaagagcgagactccatctcaaaaatacatatatatatggctgtgcacagtggctcatgcctgtaatcccagcactttgggaggccgaggaaggtggatcacctgaggtcaggaattcgagaccagcctggctaacatggtgaaacctgtctctactaaaaatacaaaaaattagctgggcgtggtggcacgtgcctataatcccagctacttgggaggctgaggcaggagaatcgcttgaacctggtaggcagaggttgcagtgagctgagatcacgccattgcactccaggctgggcaacaagagcaactctgtttcaaaacaaaaacaaaaacaaaaaaaaaaacacaaaaaaatacatatatataacttagTTGCTCAAATTCACCCCATTCCAGAACAGCTACAGCAAAACCCCTTTTCTGTGTTCTTTAATATTTGGGGACCTTccttgctctgttgcgcaggctggagtgcagtggtgcggtcgtggctcactgtaacatccacctcccaggttcaagcgattctcctgtttcagccccccaagtagctgggactacaggcgcccaccaccatgcccagctaatttttatatttttagtagaaacggggtttcactatgttgatcaggctggtctggaactcctgacctcaggtgatccactggcctcagcctcccaaaatgttgggattacaggcgtgagccaccacgcccacgcccagcctctggacatgttttttttttttttttgagatggagtctcgctctgttgcccaggctggagtgcagtggcgcaatctcagctcactgcaagctccgcctcccgggttcacgccattctcctgcctcagcctcctgagcagctgggactacaggtgccggccaccacgcctggctagtttttttgtatatatatatattttttttagtagagatgggctttcactgcgttagccaggatggtctcgatctcctgacctcgtgatccacccgccttggcctcccaaagtgctgggattacaggtatgagccaccgcgcccggccaggacatGTTTTAAGAGCAGAAACTgtgctaggtgcagtggctcacacctgttatcccagcactttgggaggtggagtcaggagtgttcaagaccagcctgggaaacagagtgagaccctgcctctattttaaaggaaaaaaaaaaaaaaagagcagacacTGTATGTCCTTGGCCCAGATCCTTCCACAGTGCTCAGGACCCAGGGCTTGCATGCAGCTTTCCCACATGCTTGGGGATCTCAAGGGATGGAATGGAGGTGAAGGGGCCATGGCCAGGGGTGATGTTGCCCAATGGGTAGGAGGTGACTCCGGGTTCCCTCATGTGCCCAGTGATGGCAGGGGTCGGAGCTGTCTGCCTGCGAGTGAACGGCTCACCTGGCCAAAGGCGGCCCTGGCGTGCTCAAACCCGCCAACCTGGAGCCGCTTCTTGAAGAGGTCCAGCGGATATGTCAGGGTCTTGCTGATGACACCAGCTCCACTGCCACAAAGCAGGTTTTGGAGGTTCTCTGAACCAGAGAAGTGGGATTGGGAGAACAGATGAGAGAAACACAGTCTATGGGTGACAACTTAAAAGGCATCAGGGCTAATCCTACACCACAAACCAAACCCCACAAGCGCACTGCTATCTGACCTCCACTGGTCCTCCCATTCCAAAAAGGAATGTAATCTAGGGGGAGAAGAGCCAGACACAGCCACTTCTGGTGGAGTGATCCAGGCTGGAAGGGCTGGAGGCCGCAGTCCCCCAGCTGGAGGCAACATGGGCCTCAGGCTCTGCAGCATGACTCAGTTCAGGGCTGGAGAGGGACCAGGatgccccacccctccccagcctccccctgTCCCCACCTCCCACTCTCCCTGCCTGGAAAAAGCAACCGAAGAACCTCAACCAAAAAACAAGCAATTTGCAATTTGGACTTCTGACAAAAGTGAAAACCATGACCAATCACTGGAAGTAAATTTCAGTAATGCCAGTGATGGGTGTGGCAGGAGCTGGAAGAAATCAAGTCCTCTCCAAGCAGCTGCAGTTGTTTTGTTTGCCACATTACAGAGCCAGGTACAGAGACCCACGGTCTTCGATTCGGACAGGAGAACTTTAGCTGCTTCGTGATTTGGAAGGGGGCGTTCTGgcggctggggtgggagggttcCCTCTCGTGTGAGGGCTGCCtcaccatttttctttccttcggCTGGTATGGCCCACTTGTACACGTGCTTCAAGGAGCTGTAGCAGGAGAACTGCAGCCCGGCATAGGGGAAGATGGCGATCAAGGTGGGGGCCAAACCTTTGTAGAAAACCTGGGGGCCTTCGCTCCTATACATGGTCCCCACGGCGTGGCGCAGCGTATTATAGACCtggacacacacacgcactttgAATGAGCTCAGTGAAGTGGTTTTAGCCCTGGAACAGCCCATCATAGCTCTGTCCCCTTGCCTAAAATACCAGCTACCAGGGGCGAAACTCCTGCCAGGAAGACAGTCAAGGGAAATGCTGGACAGAGATTCGAAGGATGGCATTTTCCAGAAACTCCCCCTTCTACACATGTATACCACTGTTATATCCACAGGTGTGCACAAAAGTATGTGTCCAAGAGTCACTGCAGCGTGCTGGGGAAGAGCTAAAGATGCGACGTCCATCTGTGGGTGATGGTTACATGAATTATGGGACACCAGCTCACAAGAACATAGTGCAGCTGTTAAAACAGGAAggtgcggccgggcgcggtggctcacacctgtaatcccagcactctggggaggctgaggcaggcagatcacttgaggccaggagtttgagaccagcctggccaacacagtgaaagcccgtctctactaaaaatacaaaaattagctgggggtggtggctcatgcctgtaatcccagcttcttgggaggctgaggcacaagaattgcttgaacctgggaggcggaggttgcagcaagctgagattgtaccacagcactccaacctgggtgacaggcggagactgtctcaaaaacaaaaataaattaaataaataaataaataataaaaataaagtagagaggaggtcttgctgtattgcccaaactggtctcgaactcctgacctcaagtgatccttcctccttggcctcccaaagtgctgggattacaggcgtgagccactgcacccggccaagcaTGTTACTTAGAATTACGGaaggaaataatcaaagaaaCAACTATAAGTATTAAAAGTAGTCGCCTCTGGGGATCGGAATCAGGGAGCggctggtatttttttaaattataattcatGAAGAACTGTCTTTGTAACCTTGATACATCTTACATGTTGCAAAATCTTTTATCTTTCAAGATCAGGTTTACAATATGGTTGTGACTAGTCTTAAGGCAGGTGGAGAGTCCTGTAGGTTTTAACCAGGTCTCTTCCCCTCACTTTCATGACCAGATATTCTCTGATCATTCTAGAATCTAAAATCCAACATGTCAATAGTTTAAGCTAGAGGTAATatgctattatctttttttttttttttttagacgaagtcttgctatgttgcctaggctggagtgcagcggcacaatcttggctcactgcagcccccacctcccaggttcaagcgattgtcgtgcctcagcccccctcccccccagtagctgtgattacaggcacctgccaccatgcccaactaatttttgtatttttagtagagatggggtttcatcatgttggccaggctggttttgaactcttgacttaggtgatctgcctgcctcagcctcccaaagtgttgggattacaggcgtgagccaccacacctggcctaaaaaatatatatatatatatatatatatttatttattttgagatggagtcttgctctgttgcccaggctggagtgcagtggcacgatcttggctcactgcaagctccgcctcccaggttcatgccattctcctgcctcagcctcccgagtagctgggactacaggcgcccaccaccacgcccggctaattttttgtatttttagtagagacagggtttcaccgtgttagccaggatggtctcgatctcctgacttcaggatccgcccgccttggcctcccaaattgttgggattacaggcgtgaaccactgtgcccagtcaaaaaaaaaattttttttttatttttaaataataaagagatGGGGGTCCCGCTATGTCATctaggctatagtgcagtggccaTTCACAGGCGCAATCAtaacacactgcagccttgaactcatgggctccagcaaacctcctgcctcagcctcccaaatagctgagacaaTAGGtccataccaccatgcccggctcattctcttttcttaatattttcttcacttcTTCCTCCTCACAGACTTTTACTGAAGGTTGGAAAGAAACACAGGAGGATTATGGCAGACCCAGAGCAGGAAAGCTGGACTGTCAGCAGCCATCTCTGCCTCAGCTCTGCGGCTACCACGCTGCTGAGGTTGGTCTGTGCTCTCTATCTGTAAACACCTTCTCCGCCATTTCTGCTTTCAGTTCCTAGGGTCCCTCATTGCATTTCCCTGCAAGGACTGTCATCCCAAACCTCCAATTTTCTACTGAGTTATCACACAGAGCAATTGAGCTCTTATGCCCCAattgttatcttttttcttttagatggagttttgctctgttgcccaggctacagtgcagtggtacaatctcagcttgccacacctccacctcctgggttgaagcaattctcttgcctcagcctcttgagtagctgggattacaggcgtgttaccatgctcagctcatttttgtatttttagtagagacggg
This Nomascus leucogenys isolate Asia chromosome 14, Asia_NLE_v1, whole genome shotgun sequence DNA region includes the following protein-coding sequences:
- the SLC25A19 gene encoding mitochondrial thiamine pyrophosphate carrier, which gives rise to MVGYDPEPDGRNNTKFQVAVAGSVSGLVTRALISPFDVIKIRFQLQHERLSRSDPSAKYHGILQASRQILQEEGPTAFWKGHIPAQILSIGYGAVQFLSFEMLTELVHRGSVYDAREFSVHFACGGLAACTATLTVHPVDVLRTRFAAQGEPKVYNTLRHAVGTMYRSEGPQVFYKGLAPTLIAIFPYAGLQFSCYSSLKHVYKWAIPAEGKKNENLQNLLCGSGAGVISKTLTYPLDLFKKRLQVGGFEHARAAFGQVRQYKGLMDCAKQVLQKEGALGFFKGLSPSLLKAALSTGFMFFWYEFFCNVFHCMNRTASQR